In one Ornithinimicrobium pratense genomic region, the following are encoded:
- a CDS encoding FMN reductase produces the protein MSRRIVVITAGLSQPSSTRLLADRIADAVTSQVSARGEAAQVEVIELRELAQDLATTMTTAGMPTPAVARARDAVSAADGVIAVTPVFTASYSGLFKMFLDVLDPDSMTGMPVIIAATAGTARHSLVLDHALRPVFTYLRAIVVPTGVFAATEDFGGGESDQLGRRVARAATELANLVVSESGSVAGFAPHATPQRRSGTAVHPEITDFESMLADLGQ, from the coding sequence ATGAGCCGCAGGATCGTCGTCATCACCGCAGGCCTGTCCCAGCCCAGCTCCACCCGGCTGCTCGCCGACCGGATCGCCGACGCGGTCACCTCCCAGGTGTCCGCCCGCGGCGAGGCCGCGCAGGTGGAGGTCATCGAGCTGCGGGAGCTGGCGCAGGACCTGGCTACCACCATGACCACGGCAGGCATGCCGACCCCCGCCGTGGCGCGCGCCCGGGACGCCGTCTCTGCCGCGGACGGCGTGATCGCGGTCACCCCGGTCTTCACCGCGAGCTACTCCGGGCTGTTCAAGATGTTCCTCGACGTCCTGGACCCGGACTCGATGACCGGGATGCCGGTGATCATCGCCGCGACGGCTGGCACCGCCCGGCACTCGCTGGTCCTCGACCACGCCCTGCGTCCGGTGTTCACCTACCTGCGCGCGATCGTGGTGCCGACTGGCGTGTTCGCCGCTACCGAGGACTTCGGCGGTGGCGAGAGCGACCAGCTGGGCCGGCGGGTCGCCCGCGCGGCCACCGAGCTGGCGAACCTGGTCGTGTCCGAGAGCGGCTCGGTCGCCGGCTTCGCCCCGCACGCCACCCCGCAGAGACGCTCGGGGACCGCCGTGCACCCCGAGATCACCGACTTTGAGAGCATGCTGGCCGACCTCGGTCAGTGA
- a CDS encoding cell wall-binding repeat-containing protein produces MSAELQAEGRADVWVRFAERPDMSQFAAISDWNARGQAVVDALQATAESSQDTLRSSLDVQGVDYEAFWATNSIRVSAADADLVNSMSLAAGVEGIYPTMQIEIPEIVPTVPEKAPNAVEWGVNDVKAPEVWADGFEGEDIVVASIDTGAQWDHPALKEQYRGWDAETGTADHNYSWFDAAGTSPSVPADTNGHGTHVTGTMVGDDGGDNQIGVAPGAKWIAANGCCPSDAALLSSGQWMLAPTDLSGQNPDVSMRPHIINNSWGTTQPSNDPFMADVIEAWAASGQFGVFANGNSGALGCQSSGAPGSLAISYSVGNHTSSHTINPGSGRGYGEDGTIKPDISAPGTAVRSSIPGNGYASYNGTSMASPHVAGAVALAWSAAPALRGDVEGTRNLLDGTAIDTENLQCGGTPENNNVFGEGRLDARALVDAAPIDGAGTLAGVVTDSTDDSAIANASVHVVGPMDRTVVTNSEGAFSTMLSAGEYDLTVSAFGYETETETVTVVADETATVNIALDPADTASLSGVVTDGSGYGFPLYARIAVDGTPEATYSDPETGEYSLDIPSGATYTLSVQVQYPGYTTPSREVTVSGDATENFAVPVDAVTCTAPGYHITTDGVWETFDEESAPEGWDVIDHQGNGQVWRFDDPGNRGNLTGGEGGFAVVNSDAYGSGQTQNTTLATPSVDMSDNESPAVGFKSDYYRFTNDSATVRVSLDGGETWEDVEQWTASRRGPREEMLQLPMAAGESDVRVGFTYQGTWGWWWQIDDVFVGERSCVPAGEGGYVVGNVYDGAGEGIVGATVTNVDEEDQSGLTAATPADDNLDDGFYWIFSNTTGENTFQASATNYETQSQDVTVVDGDVVRADFVLGSGLIVVDPTEINSTQGPDEVEEHTLTITNEGTSTVEVELLERDGGYTAPAAQGADLEPVLLDVPTSFAAFADDEAAVGTLDEGVLAPNDTWESLPNYPRVVMDNRMVNLEGEAYVLGGTTGTAAFADVNRFDADTQTWQAAAPLPQATSAMNAEAVGDQIVVSGGWVASATTTDTFVYDAGANSWTQVASAPTAVSASGTAVIDGVMYVVGGCSTNDCTPMSNVTMAYDVASDTWESLANYPTGAAFAVCGAVEGELVCSGGNPGSGGIASTYVYDVGADAWSPAENAPAPHWAAGATTANGMFVVQGGVQGAGAGAVSNATYAFDGGQWTTLAPAGTPVYRGDIACGIVKVGGSTGGFTPVANAERLPGWDDCVTTTDVEWLDLDPQTFTVEAGDSVEVTVTTDSTGLDLGTYSAAIRVRSNTPQSVDDIPVTMTVTDDTEPPVGVIEVEPTTVEHTVEFGGSETTEVAFSNTGDADAEVSLAHDADWLTVAPEEFTVEADDSVDVAFTTDAAGLEAGTYTTQVEVTTDTGQELESISVTLVVEAGEEPEPGFEVERWEGRNRYGTAAAVSSTYEAGAEVVFLATGLDYPDALTGSALAGSLDAPVLLTRHGALPNSTIAELERLAPERVVVLGGPVAVSDAVLVEAAAVTGAPVERVAGTNRYGTAAAVAAEFGTADRVFVATGVDFPDALSAAARAGALDYPVLLVRRTEIPSATAAALDALAPSQITVLGAEGAVDQSVVRELRQWAPTTRTGGLNRWITSARLFAEVASADTVYLASGQNWPDALAGGAKAGSDHEPLLITRHDGLPGAIERALERLWPEKVVVLGGTDAVADKVIEELEDLLGRD; encoded by the coding sequence GTGAGCGCCGAGCTGCAGGCCGAGGGGCGGGCGGACGTCTGGGTCCGGTTCGCCGAGCGGCCGGACATGTCGCAGTTCGCTGCGATCTCGGACTGGAACGCGCGCGGGCAGGCGGTGGTGGACGCTCTCCAGGCGACCGCCGAGTCCAGCCAGGACACGCTGCGCTCCAGCCTGGACGTCCAGGGGGTGGACTATGAGGCTTTCTGGGCGACCAACTCGATCCGGGTCAGCGCCGCAGACGCCGACCTGGTCAACTCGATGTCGCTCGCTGCGGGGGTCGAGGGCATCTATCCGACCATGCAGATCGAGATCCCCGAGATCGTCCCCACGGTGCCGGAGAAGGCGCCGAACGCGGTCGAGTGGGGCGTCAACGACGTCAAGGCACCCGAGGTGTGGGCGGACGGCTTCGAGGGTGAGGACATCGTCGTCGCCTCGATCGACACCGGCGCCCAGTGGGACCACCCGGCATTGAAGGAGCAGTACCGCGGCTGGGACGCCGAGACCGGCACAGCGGACCACAACTACAGCTGGTTCGACGCGGCGGGGACCTCTCCCAGCGTCCCCGCTGACACCAATGGGCACGGCACCCACGTCACCGGCACGATGGTGGGTGACGACGGCGGCGACAACCAGATCGGTGTGGCGCCGGGGGCCAAGTGGATCGCGGCCAACGGCTGCTGCCCCTCGGACGCGGCCCTCCTGTCATCGGGTCAGTGGATGCTGGCCCCGACCGACCTGAGCGGTCAGAACCCTGACGTCAGCATGCGCCCGCACATCATCAACAACTCCTGGGGCACGACCCAGCCGTCGAACGACCCGTTCATGGCGGATGTCATCGAGGCCTGGGCGGCCTCCGGCCAGTTCGGCGTCTTCGCCAACGGCAACTCCGGCGCCCTGGGCTGCCAGAGCTCCGGAGCACCGGGCAGCCTGGCCATCTCCTACTCGGTGGGCAATCACACCAGTAGTCACACCATCAACCCCGGCTCGGGCCGCGGCTACGGCGAGGACGGCACCATCAAGCCGGACATCTCCGCCCCCGGCACGGCGGTCCGCTCCTCCATCCCCGGCAACGGCTACGCCAGCTACAACGGCACCTCGATGGCCTCCCCGCACGTGGCGGGTGCCGTTGCCCTGGCCTGGTCGGCTGCGCCGGCCCTGCGGGGCGATGTCGAGGGAACGCGGAACCTGCTCGACGGGACCGCGATCGACACCGAGAACCTGCAGTGCGGCGGCACCCCGGAGAACAACAACGTCTTCGGTGAGGGTCGCCTCGACGCCCGCGCCCTGGTGGACGCGGCTCCGATCGATGGCGCCGGCACGCTCGCCGGTGTGGTGACCGACAGCACCGACGACTCGGCGATCGCGAACGCCTCGGTGCACGTGGTCGGGCCGATGGACCGCACCGTGGTCACCAACAGCGAGGGTGCGTTCAGCACCATGCTGTCGGCCGGTGAGTACGACCTGACGGTCAGCGCGTTCGGTTACGAGACCGAGACGGAAACGGTGACGGTCGTCGCTGATGAGACCGCCACGGTCAACATCGCGCTCGACCCGGCAGACACGGCGAGCCTCAGCGGCGTCGTCACCGACGGGTCCGGCTACGGCTTCCCGCTGTACGCCCGGATTGCGGTGGACGGCACGCCTGAGGCCACCTACTCAGACCCCGAGACGGGGGAGTACTCCCTGGACATCCCCTCGGGCGCCACCTACACGCTCAGCGTGCAGGTGCAGTACCCCGGGTACACCACCCCCTCACGGGAGGTCACGGTCAGCGGCGACGCGACGGAGAATTTTGCAGTCCCGGTCGACGCAGTGACCTGCACGGCCCCCGGCTACCACATCACCACCGACGGCGTCTGGGAGACTTTTGACGAGGAGAGCGCGCCCGAGGGCTGGGACGTGATCGACCACCAGGGCAACGGCCAGGTATGGCGCTTCGACGACCCGGGCAACCGGGGCAACCTCACCGGTGGCGAGGGTGGCTTCGCCGTGGTCAACTCCGACGCCTACGGCAGTGGACAGACCCAGAACACCACTCTGGCGACCCCGTCGGTCGACATGTCCGACAATGAATCTCCGGCGGTCGGTTTCAAATCCGACTACTACCGGTTCACCAACGACAGTGCGACCGTCCGGGTCAGCCTGGACGGTGGGGAGACCTGGGAGGACGTCGAGCAGTGGACCGCCTCTCGCAGGGGTCCGCGCGAGGAGATGCTCCAGCTGCCCATGGCGGCTGGAGAGAGCGACGTGCGCGTCGGGTTCACCTACCAGGGCACCTGGGGCTGGTGGTGGCAGATCGACGACGTCTTCGTCGGCGAGCGTTCCTGCGTCCCCGCCGGTGAAGGCGGTTATGTCGTCGGCAACGTCTATGACGGTGCTGGCGAGGGCATCGTGGGCGCCACGGTGACCAACGTGGACGAGGAGGACCAGAGCGGCCTGACGGCGGCGACGCCGGCTGACGACAACCTCGACGACGGGTTCTACTGGATCTTCTCCAACACCACGGGGGAGAACACCTTCCAGGCCTCGGCCACCAACTACGAGACCCAGTCGCAGGACGTGACCGTCGTCGACGGCGACGTCGTGCGCGCGGACTTCGTCCTCGGTTCGGGCCTGATCGTCGTGGACCCGACCGAGATCAACTCGACGCAGGGTCCAGACGAGGTCGAGGAGCACACCCTGACCATCACCAACGAGGGCACCAGCACCGTCGAGGTCGAGCTGCTGGAGCGGGACGGTGGCTACACGGCACCGGCCGCCCAGGGCGCCGACCTGGAGCCGGTCCTGCTGGACGTCCCGACCAGCTTCGCTGCCTTCGCGGACGACGAGGCCGCGGTGGGCACCCTCGATGAGGGCGTCCTGGCCCCGAACGACACCTGGGAGTCGCTGCCGAACTACCCGCGGGTCGTGATGGACAACCGGATGGTCAACCTCGAGGGTGAGGCCTACGTGCTGGGCGGAACGACCGGGACCGCGGCCTTCGCGGACGTCAACCGGTTCGACGCCGACACGCAGACCTGGCAGGCTGCCGCGCCGTTGCCGCAGGCGACCTCGGCGATGAACGCGGAGGCCGTCGGGGACCAGATCGTCGTCAGCGGCGGCTGGGTGGCGAGCGCCACCACCACCGACACCTTCGTCTACGACGCGGGTGCCAACTCCTGGACCCAGGTGGCCTCGGCCCCGACCGCGGTCTCCGCCTCGGGGACCGCGGTGATCGACGGGGTCATGTACGTCGTCGGTGGGTGCTCCACCAACGACTGCACCCCGATGAGCAACGTCACGATGGCCTACGACGTGGCGTCGGACACCTGGGAGAGCCTCGCCAACTACCCGACGGGCGCCGCGTTCGCGGTGTGCGGCGCGGTCGAGGGCGAGCTGGTCTGCTCCGGAGGTAACCCCGGCTCCGGCGGCATTGCCTCCACCTACGTCTACGACGTGGGCGCGGATGCCTGGAGCCCGGCGGAGAACGCCCCGGCCCCGCACTGGGCCGCCGGTGCCACGACGGCCAACGGTATGTTCGTGGTCCAGGGCGGTGTCCAGGGAGCGGGCGCGGGTGCGGTCAGCAACGCCACCTACGCCTTTGACGGCGGGCAGTGGACCACGCTGGCTCCGGCCGGGACGCCGGTCTACCGAGGTGACATCGCCTGCGGGATCGTCAAGGTCGGCGGCTCCACCGGCGGATTCACGCCGGTCGCCAACGCCGAGCGCCTGCCCGGCTGGGACGACTGTGTCACCACGACCGATGTCGAGTGGCTGGACCTGGACCCCCAGACCTTCACCGTGGAGGCCGGTGACTCCGTCGAGGTGACGGTCACCACCGACTCCACCGGTCTGGACCTGGGCACCTACTCCGCAGCCATCCGGGTGCGGAGCAACACCCCCCAGTCCGTCGACGACATCCCGGTCACGATGACCGTCACCGATGACACCGAGCCCCCGGTGGGCGTGATCGAGGTCGAGCCGACCACGGTGGAGCACACGGTGGAGTTCGGTGGCTCGGAGACGACCGAGGTGGCCTTCTCCAACACCGGTGACGCCGACGCCGAGGTGAGCCTGGCTCACGACGCGGACTGGCTGACGGTGGCTCCGGAGGAGTTCACGGTGGAGGCCGATGACTCGGTCGACGTCGCGTTCACCACCGACGCTGCCGGGCTGGAGGCGGGCACCTACACCACGCAGGTGGAGGTGACCACCGACACCGGGCAGGAGCTGGAGTCGATCTCGGTGACCCTGGTCGTTGAGGCCGGGGAGGAGCCGGAGCCCGGTTTTGAGGTCGAGCGGTGGGAAGGTAGGAACCGGTATGGCACGGCTGCGGCGGTGTCCTCGACGTATGAGGCGGGCGCCGAGGTGGTGTTCTTGGCCACTGGTCTGGACTACCCGGACGCGTTGACGGGTTCGGCCCTGGCTGGTTCGTTGGATGCTCCAGTGCTGCTGACCCGGCACGGTGCGCTGCCGAACTCCACGATCGCTGAGCTGGAGCGTCTGGCTCCGGAGCGGGTGGTGGTGCTGGGTGGTCCGGTCGCGGTTTCGGATGCTGTGCTGGTCGAGGCTGCGGCTGTGACAGGTGCGCCGGTGGAGCGGGTCGCGGGTACGAACCGGTATGGCACTGCTGCTGCGGTGGCTGCCGAGTTTGGTACTGCGGATCGGGTGTTCGTCGCTACTGGTGTGGACTTCCCGGACGCGTTGTCCGCGGCGGCTCGTGCTGGTGCGTTGGACTACCCGGTGCTGTTGGTCCGTCGTACGGAGATCCCGTCGGCGACTGCTGCTGCTCTGGATGCGCTGGCTCCGAGCCAGATCACGGTCCTGGGTGCTGAGGGTGCGGTGGACCAGTCGGTGGTGCGTGAGCTGCGTCAGTGGGCGCCGACGACGCGTACTGGTGGTCTGAACCGGTGGATCACCTCGGCCCGGTTGTTCGCTGAGGTCGCGAGCGCGGACACGGTCTACCTGGCTTCTGGTCAGAACTGGCCGGATGCGTTGGCTGGTGGCGCGAAGGCTGGCTCGGATCATGAGCCGTTGTTGATCACCCGCCATGATGGTCTGCCCGGTGCGATCGAGCGTGCTCTGGAGCGGTTGTGGCCGGAGAAGGTCGTCGTGCTCGGTGGGACCGACGCGGTCGCCGACAAGGTGATCGAGGAGCTGGAGGACCTGCTGGGTCGCGACTGA
- a CDS encoding NAD(P)H-hydrate dehydratase, with amino-acid sequence MSRPAPEVVTPHLLRGWPLPELKADKESRGRVLIVGGSRYNPGGALLAAEAALRVGAGKVQVVTTESTATALAVALPETMVRGVSEDSTGQLTLEAADIAVELAQECEAVLIGPGLGDPESARALTARILPGLQTSVVLDALALVAVTEDPSCLEHLQGRAVLTPNLTELARTLGWEDAKVEADPREAALRLAARTGVCISSGGVVTWTAHPDGRSWAGAVGGPGLGTSGSGDVKAGAVTGLCGRGAEPSQAAVWGSHLHGSAGDRLTAELGPAGFLARELTLQIPRVLAELDT; translated from the coding sequence ATGAGCCGGCCTGCGCCGGAGGTCGTTACCCCGCACCTGCTGCGGGGATGGCCGCTGCCCGAGCTGAAGGCCGACAAGGAGTCCCGGGGCCGGGTCCTGATCGTGGGCGGCAGCCGCTACAACCCCGGCGGGGCGCTGCTCGCGGCCGAGGCCGCCCTGCGCGTGGGTGCGGGCAAGGTCCAGGTCGTGACCACCGAGTCCACCGCCACCGCACTGGCCGTCGCCCTGCCCGAGACGATGGTCCGGGGCGTGTCCGAGGACAGCACCGGGCAGCTGACGCTGGAGGCTGCTGACATCGCCGTCGAGCTGGCGCAGGAGTGCGAGGCGGTGCTCATCGGCCCCGGCCTGGGCGACCCGGAGTCGGCTCGAGCACTGACGGCCCGGATCCTGCCGGGTCTGCAGACGAGCGTGGTGCTCGACGCGCTGGCGCTGGTCGCCGTCACCGAGGATCCGTCCTGCCTGGAGCACCTGCAGGGCCGGGCCGTCCTCACCCCCAACCTGACCGAGCTGGCCCGCACCTTGGGCTGGGAGGACGCCAAGGTGGAGGCCGACCCGCGCGAGGCGGCGCTCCGGCTCGCCGCCCGGACCGGCGTCTGCATCTCCTCGGGCGGCGTCGTGACCTGGACGGCCCACCCCGACGGCCGGTCGTGGGCCGGCGCGGTCGGTGGGCCGGGACTGGGCACCTCCGGCTCGGGTGACGTCAAGGCGGGGGCGGTCACCGGCCTCTGCGGTCGCGGGGCCGAACCCTCCCAGGCCGCGGTGTGGGGCAGCCACCTGCACGGCAGCGCCGGCGACCGGCTCACGGCTGAGCTGGGGCCGGCCGGCTTCCTGGCGCGAGAGCTCACCCTGCAGATCCCACGGGTACTGGCTGAGCTGGATACCTGA
- a CDS encoding LLM class flavin-dependent oxidoreductase produces the protein MQFGIFTVGDVTTDPTTGRTPTDGERIDAITQIALKAEEVGLDVFATGQHHNPPFTVSSPTTHLGFIAAQTERLILSTATTLITTTDPVRIAEDYAVLQHVAKGRVDLMMGRGNTGPVYPWFGKDIRQGIPLAVENYHLLRRLWREEAVDWQGKFRTPLQGFTATPRPLDGTPPFVWHGSIRSTEIAEQAAYYGDGFFHNNIFWNMEHTAQMVALYRRRFEHYGHGAADQAIVGLGGQAFMAETEAQAKRVFRPYFDNAPVYGHGPSLEQFTHATPLTVGTPEMVIERTLGFADAVGDYQRQLFLMDHAGLPLPMVLEQLEILGREVVPVLRTQFEARRPAHVPSDPPTHASLVAAGPEAKHHLVAPAVPAAERAATRVSA, from the coding sequence ATGCAGTTCGGGATCTTCACCGTCGGCGACGTGACCACGGACCCCACCACGGGACGCACTCCGACCGACGGCGAGCGCATCGACGCGATCACCCAGATCGCCCTCAAGGCGGAAGAGGTCGGCCTCGACGTCTTCGCGACCGGGCAGCACCACAACCCGCCGTTCACCGTGTCCTCGCCCACCACCCACCTGGGCTTCATCGCCGCGCAGACCGAGCGGTTGATCCTGTCCACCGCCACCACCCTGATCACCACCACCGACCCGGTGCGCATCGCGGAGGACTACGCCGTCCTCCAGCACGTGGCCAAGGGCCGCGTCGACCTGATGATGGGCCGCGGCAACACCGGCCCGGTCTACCCGTGGTTCGGCAAGGACATCCGGCAAGGCATCCCGCTGGCCGTGGAGAACTACCACCTGCTGCGCCGGCTGTGGCGCGAGGAGGCAGTGGACTGGCAGGGCAAGTTCCGCACCCCACTGCAGGGCTTCACCGCCACCCCGCGCCCCCTTGACGGGACCCCGCCCTTCGTCTGGCACGGCTCGATCCGGTCCACCGAGATCGCCGAGCAGGCCGCCTACTACGGGGACGGGTTCTTCCACAACAACATCTTCTGGAACATGGAGCACACCGCCCAGATGGTGGCGCTCTACCGCCGACGCTTCGAGCACTACGGCCACGGCGCCGCCGACCAGGCGATCGTCGGGCTGGGTGGGCAGGCGTTCATGGCCGAGACCGAGGCGCAGGCCAAGAGGGTCTTCCGCCCGTACTTCGACAACGCCCCCGTCTACGGTCACGGGCCCAGCCTGGAGCAGTTCACCCACGCCACGCCGCTGACCGTCGGCACCCCCGAGATGGTCATCGAGCGCACGTTGGGCTTCGCCGACGCGGTCGGTGACTACCAGCGCCAGCTCTTCCTCATGGACCACGCAGGGTTGCCCCTGCCGATGGTCCTCGAGCAGTTGGAGATCCTCGGCCGGGAGGTCGTGCCCGTGCTCCGCACGCAGTTCGAGGCCCGCCGGCCCGCACACGTCCCCAGCGACCCGCCCACGCACGCCTCCCTGGTCGCGGCCGGCCCGGAGGCCAAGCACCACCTGGTGGCCCCCGCCGTTCCGGCGGCCGAGCGCGCCGCCACCCGCGTGAGCGCCTGA
- a CDS encoding SDR family NAD(P)-dependent oxidoreductase, whose protein sequence is MQVQNKVFVVTGAGNGIGREVVLDLLRRGGRVAAVDLREESLVDLGRRVRVGERLTLHTLDITERRSVESLPEQVLQAHGHIDGLLNVAGIIQEFVPFADLSYEQMERVLGVNLWGVVHTSKAFLPHLVERPEACLVNVSSMGGFAPVPGQTMYGASKAAVKLLTEGLYAELRQTPVAVTIVFPGAIETEITSNSGVRVPGRTSPEEAALQGVEDGAKDAKHRTMPARDAARKIVEDAVKKGQYRVIVGRDAAMLDRLSRLAPQRATDLVAKQMAHLLG, encoded by the coding sequence ATGCAGGTGCAGAACAAGGTCTTCGTCGTCACCGGAGCGGGCAACGGCATCGGGCGGGAGGTGGTCCTGGACCTTCTCAGGCGGGGTGGTCGGGTGGCCGCGGTCGACCTGCGCGAGGAGTCTCTCGTCGACCTGGGACGGCGGGTCCGGGTGGGGGAGCGGCTCACGCTGCATACCCTCGACATCACCGAGCGCCGGTCCGTCGAGTCGCTGCCCGAGCAGGTGCTGCAGGCGCACGGCCACATCGACGGGCTGCTCAACGTCGCCGGGATCATCCAGGAGTTCGTCCCCTTTGCCGACCTGTCCTACGAGCAGATGGAGCGGGTCCTGGGCGTCAACCTCTGGGGCGTGGTGCACACCAGCAAGGCGTTCCTGCCGCACCTGGTCGAGCGGCCGGAGGCCTGCCTGGTCAACGTCTCCAGCATGGGCGGCTTCGCCCCGGTGCCGGGCCAGACGATGTACGGCGCGAGCAAGGCCGCCGTCAAGCTGCTCACCGAGGGCCTGTACGCCGAGCTGCGCCAGACCCCCGTGGCCGTCACCATCGTCTTTCCCGGCGCCATCGAGACCGAGATCACCAGCAACTCCGGGGTCCGCGTGCCGGGCAGGACCAGCCCGGAGGAGGCGGCCCTCCAGGGCGTCGAGGATGGCGCCAAGGACGCCAAGCATCGCACCATGCCGGCCCGCGACGCCGCCCGCAAGATTGTCGAGGACGCGGTGAAAAAGGGCCAGTACCGGGTGATCGTGGGCCGGGACGCCGCCATGCTGGACCGGCTCTCGCGTCTGGCACCCCAGCGGGCCACCGACCTGGTCGCCAAGCAGATGGCTCACCTGCTGGGGTAA
- a CDS encoding CPBP family intramembrane glutamic endopeptidase → MSSSVPGPAPTTAAPGRVRTFERPVTHADLLVTLGGFIASSALGGVLITVLILAGVEPAAVVTGGIPTTVALWFLALWYGLRARGWTWADLGLGGLPGLRRWWWQVALAYLGVVLLASLVVSQLSAPGEQPNVMEGGVQFGPVAIAAIWVAVALVGPLVEEVIFRRILLGWLESRIGLVLAVLVQAVLFAVMHVVPAAMVLTFLLGLTAALLARRHHSLWPAVALHTLNNLIAVSVLLAALR, encoded by the coding sequence ATGTCGTCGTCAGTGCCAGGGCCCGCCCCGACGACCGCCGCGCCAGGCCGTGTGCGCACCTTTGAGCGGCCCGTCACCCACGCCGACCTGCTGGTCACGCTGGGCGGGTTCATCGCTTCCTCCGCCCTGGGCGGAGTGCTGATCACCGTGCTCATCCTGGCCGGTGTGGAGCCAGCCGCGGTGGTGACCGGCGGGATCCCGACGACGGTGGCGTTGTGGTTCCTGGCACTTTGGTACGGCCTGCGCGCACGGGGCTGGACGTGGGCCGACCTCGGCCTGGGTGGGCTGCCGGGCCTGCGCCGGTGGTGGTGGCAGGTCGCGCTGGCCTACCTCGGGGTGGTGCTCCTGGCCTCTCTGGTGGTCTCCCAGCTGTCGGCGCCCGGCGAGCAGCCGAACGTCATGGAGGGCGGGGTGCAGTTCGGGCCGGTCGCCATCGCGGCCATCTGGGTGGCCGTCGCCCTGGTCGGCCCCCTCGTCGAGGAGGTCATCTTCCGCAGGATCCTGCTGGGCTGGCTGGAGTCCCGGATCGGTCTGGTCCTGGCTGTGCTGGTCCAGGCGGTCCTCTTCGCCGTGATGCACGTGGTGCCTGCGGCAATGGTGCTGACCTTCCTCCTGGGCCTGACAGCGGCATTGCTGGCCCGACGGCATCACTCGCTGTGGCCGGCCGTGGCGCTGCACACACTGAACAACCTGATCGCCGTCTCGGTGCTCCTCGCGGCCCTGCGCTGA
- a CDS encoding matrixin family metalloprotease — protein MLATMVVLALVITSVIAISPVVDFGDVRRTVLTHDRLDGVPGSGGEGYSYLATSQSGAPVTWACEAIIEVEVNPQGAPEGYAELVASALATVNEASSFTFEVVAETDDRQFFDRPPGPVLLGWASEEEVPDLVGPVAGLGGPSYVSGPGGARSVTGTVVIDTDLPRGWFRGMDEEAVLVHELLHVLGLGHTQESGQLMAARHHGQSELGEGDLAGLAALEAHACGTS, from the coding sequence GTGCTCGCGACCATGGTCGTGCTCGCCCTGGTGATCACCAGCGTCATCGCCATCTCGCCGGTCGTCGATTTCGGCGACGTCCGCCGCACCGTGCTCACCCATGACCGGCTGGACGGTGTCCCCGGCTCCGGCGGCGAGGGCTATTCCTACCTCGCCACCAGCCAGAGCGGGGCGCCCGTCACCTGGGCGTGCGAAGCGATCATCGAGGTAGAGGTCAACCCCCAGGGTGCTCCGGAGGGGTATGCAGAGCTGGTCGCCTCCGCGCTCGCCACCGTCAACGAGGCCAGCAGCTTCACCTTCGAGGTTGTGGCCGAGACCGACGATAGGCAGTTCTTCGACCGGCCTCCTGGGCCGGTGCTGCTCGGCTGGGCCAGCGAGGAGGAGGTGCCGGACCTGGTCGGGCCGGTCGCCGGTCTCGGCGGTCCCTCGTACGTGAGCGGCCCGGGAGGTGCCCGGTCGGTCACCGGGACCGTCGTCATCGACACCGACCTGCCACGCGGCTGGTTCCGCGGGATGGACGAGGAGGCCGTGCTGGTGCACGAGCTGCTGCACGTCCTGGGGCTAGGTCACACGCAGGAGTCGGGACAGCTGATGGCGGCCCGGCACCACGGCCAGAGCGAGCTGGGTGAGGGTGACCTCGCCGGGCTCGCCGCGCTGGAGGCCCACGCCTGCGGGACGTCTTAG